In one window of Flavobacterium ginsengisoli DNA:
- a CDS encoding porin family protein → MKKIFLATVMFIATSAAVNAQFVQIGVKAGVNFANQTGGSDFNGISVDKEGITSYHAGLVAELKLLEKFSIQPELLYTTQGATYKNAVSEFKNEMGYIAIPVMAKIYMTKSLSLELGPQASFLVSNKKEFDVADPKTFDFSLNAGLGLKVVGGLFVQARYGIGLTEISKEADFKNSVFQLSAGYMF, encoded by the coding sequence ATGAAGAAAATATTTTTAGCGACTGTTATGTTTATCGCAACATCAGCGGCAGTAAACGCACAATTTGTACAAATCGGGGTAAAAGCAGGGGTTAACTTTGCTAATCAAACTGGAGGTTCTGACTTTAATGGAATTTCTGTTGACAAAGAAGGAATTACAAGTTACCACGCAGGTCTTGTAGCAGAACTTAAATTATTAGAAAAATTCTCAATTCAGCCAGAACTTTTATATACTACTCAAGGAGCAACTTATAAAAATGCTGTTTCAGAATTTAAAAATGAAATGGGATATATTGCTATTCCAGTAATGGCAAAAATCTATATGACTAAATCTCTTAGTTTAGAACTTGGCCCACAGGCATCATTCCTTGTTAGCAATAAAAAAGAATTTGATGTTGCAGATCCAAAAACATTTGACTTTTCTCTTAACGCAGGTTTAGGATTAAAAGTTGTTGGAGGTCTTTTCGTTCAAGCTCGTTATGGTATTGGTTTGACAGAAATTTCAAAAGAAGCTGATTTTAAAAACTCTGTATTCCAACTTTCAGCTGGATACATGTTCTAA
- a CDS encoding alpha/beta hydrolase family protein, with amino-acid sequence MLLAHGSNDDTVPYAAGSHRSCPTNASGWLILFGSYAVYNQMNDLHKDIELITFCGGGHEFSGYLFHEGQQYVLDFVNDVLKGKKFESHLIMPSKNGKSAGKYSFCE; translated from the coding sequence ATGTTGTTGGCTCATGGAAGCAATGATGATACAGTTCCGTACGCTGCAGGTTCACATCGTTCTTGCCCGACAAATGCTTCTGGCTGGCTGATTCTTTTTGGCTCTTATGCAGTCTACAATCAAATGAACGATTTACATAAAGATATTGAACTAATTACTTTCTGCGGTGGCGGACATGAATTCTCGGGTTATCTTTTTCATGAAGGACAGCAGTATGTTTTGGATTTTGTGAATGATGTTTTGAAAGGGAAGAAATTTGAATCGCATTTGATTATGCCTTCAAAAAATGGAAAAAGCGCTGGGAAATATTCGTTCTGTGAGTAA
- a CDS encoding porin family protein, with protein MKKIILSAIAIMAFTFANAQSTRFGVKGGLNITTFAGGNYWDASSLVGFQVGGFAEIKVIERLAIQPEVLFSTQGAKLKFAGDKYDTKLNYINVPVLAKFYITKQFTAEAGPQIGFLVSAKSDGEDVKDGFKSVDTGFNFGLGYNFTDNFSVGARYTVGLSNIADNNADTWDEYYDSPKNSVFAITAAYKFN; from the coding sequence ATGAAAAAAATTATTTTATCTGCCATTGCAATTATGGCTTTTACATTTGCAAATGCTCAGTCAACAAGATTTGGAGTAAAAGGAGGTCTTAATATCACAACTTTTGCTGGTGGAAATTATTGGGATGCTAGCTCTTTAGTAGGTTTTCAAGTTGGAGGTTTCGCTGAGATTAAAGTTATTGAAAGATTAGCTATTCAGCCAGAGGTTTTGTTTTCTACGCAAGGTGCTAAATTGAAATTTGCTGGTGATAAGTATGATACTAAATTAAATTATATTAACGTTCCTGTTTTAGCGAAGTTTTATATCACAAAACAATTTACTGCTGAGGCGGGTCCACAAATAGGATTTTTAGTTTCTGCGAAAAGTGATGGAGAAGATGTTAAAGATGGTTTCAAATCTGTTGATACAGGATTTAACTTTGGATTAGGATATAACTTTACAGATAATTTCTCAGTTGGTGCACGTTACACAGTAGGTTTGTCTAATATAGCAGATAACAATGCAGACACTTGGGATGAATATTATGATAGCCCAAAAAATAGTGTTTTTGCTATAACTGCAGCTTATAAATTTAATTAA
- a CDS encoding DUF493 family protein, giving the protein MENDKEKNTAEFYERLKVELDNANTWPAEYLYKFIVPSVGDNVERVEKAFDRMGAVIKTTKSKTGKFTSVSVDVTMHSSDDVISKYKEVSTIEGIVSL; this is encoded by the coding sequence ATGGAGAACGATAAAGAAAAAAACACCGCCGAATTTTACGAAAGATTAAAAGTAGAACTTGATAACGCAAACACTTGGCCAGCAGAATATTTGTATAAGTTTATTGTGCCTTCTGTAGGTGATAATGTAGAGCGTGTTGAAAAAGCTTTTGATAGAATGGGAGCGGTTATTAAAACAACAAAATCTAAAACAGGTAAATTTACCAGTGTTTCTGTAGATGTTACGATGCACAGCTCAGACGATGTGATTAGTAAATACAAAGAAGTTTCTACAATAGAAGGTATAGTTTCATTATAA
- the aroQ gene encoding type II 3-dehydroquinate dehydratase has product MKICIINGPNLNLLGKREPEVYGSQTFEDYFETLKQKFPNIELSYYQSNIEGELIGKIQECGFTFDGIILNAGAYTHTSIGLGDAMKAVTTPVIEVHISNTYARESFRHQSYLSGNAKGVILGFGLKSYELAIQSFL; this is encoded by the coding sequence ATGAAAATCTGCATTATCAACGGACCAAATTTGAATCTTTTAGGAAAAAGAGAACCTGAAGTTTATGGAAGCCAAACTTTCGAAGATTATTTTGAAACGTTGAAACAAAAATTTCCAAATATTGAACTTTCCTATTATCAAAGTAATATTGAAGGAGAACTAATTGGAAAAATTCAAGAATGCGGTTTTACTTTTGACGGAATCATTTTGAATGCAGGTGCTTATACACATACTTCTATTGGTTTAGGAGATGCTATGAAAGCCGTTACAACTCCTGTAATCGAAGTGCATATTTCTAATACTTATGCTAGAGAAAGTTTCAGACACCAATCTTATTTATCTGGAAATGCAAAAGGTGTTATTTTAGGTTTCGGACTTAAAAGTTACGAATTGGCTATTCAGTCCTTTCTATAA
- a CDS encoding cation diffusion facilitator family transporter: MTNEQKAIKATIFSIIGNTCLAIIKGLAGFFGNSYALIADAIESTTDIFSSFLVLFGIKYSNKPADENHPYGHGRAEPLITFLVVGFLITSATIIGYESIANIGSDHDLPKSWTLYVLGAIIIWKEYSFRLVMKRSKQTNSTSLAADAWHHRSDAITSVAAFIGISIALIMGKGYESADDWATLFATFFILYNSYKIFRPALGEIMDENLHEDLVEEIRVKALLVPGILGTEKCFIRKAGMKYHVDLHAIVSAKISVKEGHDLAHELKDTLRKEIPELGHVLIHVEPDDYS, translated from the coding sequence ATGACAAACGAACAAAAAGCTATAAAAGCTACTATTTTTAGTATAATAGGAAATACCTGCCTGGCCATTATAAAAGGTCTCGCAGGTTTTTTTGGCAATTCTTATGCCTTGATTGCCGATGCAATAGAATCAACGACAGATATATTTTCGTCTTTTTTGGTACTTTTTGGAATCAAATATTCGAATAAACCAGCAGATGAAAATCATCCTTATGGACACGGTCGTGCAGAACCTTTAATAACATTTTTAGTTGTTGGTTTCCTAATTACTTCAGCAACAATTATTGGATATGAAAGTATTGCCAATATTGGAAGTGATCATGATTTGCCAAAATCTTGGACGCTTTATGTTTTGGGAGCTATCATAATCTGGAAAGAGTATTCATTCCGTTTGGTTATGAAGCGAAGCAAGCAAACCAATAGTACCTCTCTTGCTGCTGATGCTTGGCATCATCGTAGTGATGCTATAACCTCTGTTGCGGCGTTTATCGGAATTTCGATTGCGCTGATTATGGGAAAAGGTTATGAATCTGCAGATGATTGGGCGACGCTTTTTGCGACTTTTTTTATTCTCTATAATAGTTATAAAATCTTTAGACCTGCGCTTGGTGAAATTATGGACGAAAATCTTCATGAAGATTTAGTTGAAGAAATTCGTGTAAAAGCTTTATTGGTTCCAGGAATTCTTGGAACAGAAAAATGTTTTATTCGTAAAGCAGGAATGAAATACCACGTAGATCTTCACGCAATTGTTTCTGCAAAAATTTCAGTAAAAGAAGGACATGATTTAGCACACGAATTAAAAGACACTTTGAGAAAAGAAATCCCAGAACTTGGGCACGTTTTAATACATGTTGAGCCAGATGATTATTCTTAA
- a CDS encoding DUF4290 domain-containing protein — protein sequence MIEKYKREAASDVVYNLEYNSERQRLIIPEYGRHLQKLIDQATAIEDDETRNKAAKYIIQVMGSLNPHLRDVPDFQHKLWDQLFIMSDFKLNVESPYPIPSRDVLQLKPETLQYPQNFPKYRFYGNNIKYMIEVANKWEEGEMKNALIMVIANHMKKSFLSWNKDTVKDDVIFEHLYELSGGKINLLHSTEELLNTTDLMRTNKRMSNKTASGTQPKMQNNKNNNKGGQKKTFQKNNNQK from the coding sequence ATGATCGAAAAATATAAAAGAGAAGCCGCAAGTGACGTTGTGTATAATTTGGAATACAATTCTGAAAGACAACGTTTAATTATCCCAGAATATGGGCGTCATTTACAAAAATTGATCGATCAGGCAACTGCAATCGAAGATGATGAAACGCGCAATAAAGCCGCGAAATATATCATTCAGGTTATGGGAAGCCTAAATCCGCATTTGCGTGACGTACCAGATTTTCAGCATAAACTTTGGGATCAGCTTTTTATCATGTCTGATTTCAAACTGAATGTAGAATCGCCATACCCAATTCCGTCTCGCGATGTATTGCAGTTAAAACCTGAAACTTTGCAATATCCGCAGAACTTTCCAAAATATAGATTTTATGGCAATAACATCAAATATATGATTGAAGTTGCTAATAAATGGGAAGAAGGCGAAATGAAAAATGCGCTGATAATGGTAATTGCCAATCACATGAAAAAGTCGTTTTTGAGCTGGAACAAAGACACAGTAAAAGACGATGTGATTTTTGAGCATTTGTATGAATTATCTGGCGGTAAAATTAATTTATTACACAGTACAGAAGAATTGTTGAATACAACAGATTTAATGCGCACTAATAAACGCATGTCCAATAAAACAGCTTCTGGAACACAGCCAAAAATGCAGAATAACAAAAACAATAACAAAGGCGGTCAAAAAAAGACATTTCAAAAAAACAATAATCAAAAGTAA
- the murA gene encoding UDP-N-acetylglucosamine 1-carboxyvinyltransferase, which yields MGIFKIEGGTPLKGEITPQGAKNEALQILCAVLLTGEKVKINNIPDIIDINKLITLLGNLGVKIQRNEPGSITFQADEVNVGYLETEAFKKEGGALRGSIMIVGPLLARFGKGYIPKPGGDKIGRRRLDTHFEGFINLGAKFRYNREDHFYGVETPKEGLKGTDMLLDEASVTGTANIVMVAVLAKGTTTVYNAACEPYLQQLCKMLNSMGAKITGVGSNLLTIEGVESLGGCEHRILPDMIEIGSWIGLATMTKSEITIKNVSWENLGLIPNTFRKLGITVEKRNDDIYIPAHKDGYEVKTDIDGSILTIADAPWPGFTPDLLSIVLVVATQAKGDVLIHQKMFESRLFFVDKLIDMGAKIMLCDPHRAVVMGHNFESQLKATTMSSPDIRAGISLLIAALSAKGTSTIQNIEQIDRGYERIDERLRAIGAKIVRA from the coding sequence ATGGGAATTTTTAAAATCGAAGGAGGAACTCCTTTAAAAGGAGAAATCACTCCGCAAGGAGCAAAGAATGAGGCATTACAAATTTTATGTGCCGTGCTTCTAACAGGAGAGAAAGTAAAAATTAATAACATTCCTGATATTATAGACATCAATAAATTAATCACTTTGTTGGGGAATTTAGGGGTAAAAATTCAACGTAACGAACCAGGTTCAATTACTTTTCAAGCTGATGAAGTTAACGTTGGATATTTAGAAACTGAAGCTTTCAAGAAAGAAGGAGGAGCGCTTCGTGGTTCTATTATGATTGTTGGCCCTCTTTTGGCTCGTTTCGGAAAAGGATATATTCCAAAACCAGGTGGAGATAAAATCGGTCGCCGTAGATTAGATACTCACTTTGAAGGTTTTATTAACCTTGGAGCAAAATTTAGATATAACAGAGAAGATCATTTTTATGGAGTAGAAACTCCAAAAGAAGGTCTTAAAGGAACAGATATGCTTTTGGATGAAGCGTCTGTAACTGGAACTGCAAATATTGTAATGGTCGCAGTTTTAGCAAAAGGAACAACTACAGTTTACAATGCAGCTTGCGAACCATACTTACAGCAATTGTGTAAAATGCTGAACTCTATGGGAGCTAAAATCACTGGAGTTGGATCTAACTTATTGACTATCGAAGGTGTTGAAAGTCTTGGAGGTTGTGAGCATAGAATTCTTCCAGATATGATCGAAATTGGTTCTTGGATTGGTCTTGCGACTATGACAAAAAGCGAAATTACGATCAAAAATGTAAGTTGGGAAAACTTAGGTTTGATTCCAAATACGTTTAGAAAACTAGGAATTACAGTTGAGAAACGTAATGACGATATTTATATTCCTGCTCACAAAGATGGATATGAGGTAAAAACCGATATCGATGGTTCTATTTTGACAATTGCAGATGCACCTTGGCCAGGATTTACGCCTGACTTATTAAGTATCGTTTTGGTTGTAGCAACGCAAGCAAAAGGAGATGTTTTAATTCACCAAAAAATGTTCGAAAGCCGTTTGTTCTTTGTAGACAAATTAATCGATATGGGAGCAAAAATCATGTTATGTGATCCGCACAGAGCTGTGGTTATGGGACATAATTTCGAATCTCAATTAAAAGCAACTACAATGTCTTCTCCTGATATTCGTGCGGGAATCTCATTGTTGATTGCTGCGCTTTCTGCAAAAGGAACTAGTACAATTCAAAATATCGAACAAATCGATCGTGGATACGAGCGTATCGACGAACGTTTGAGAGCAATTGGAGCTAAAATCGTGAGAGCTTAA
- the xerD gene encoding site-specific tyrosine recombinase XerD, with the protein MNWSRYIKDYQSYLRIERGLSKNTIENYGFDIERLCLFLETNQIDVSPIKISDETLQQFIYSVAKEVNPRSQARIISGLKSFFNYLVFEDYRNDNPLELIEAPKTGRKLPDTLSLQEIDALIENIDLSTNEGERNRAMLETLYGCGLRVSELISLKISDLFFDEGFIKITGKGNKERFVPIGPLTQKYIDIYRNAIRCNLIIKKGAEDTLFLNRRGNQLTRAMVFTIIKDLAEKVGLKKNISPHTLRHSFATHLLENGADLRSIQLMLGHESITTTEIYVHLDRSFLKEVMHSYHPRK; encoded by the coding sequence ATGAATTGGAGTAGATATATAAAAGATTATCAATCATACTTAAGGATTGAGAGAGGTTTGTCTAAAAATACGATCGAAAACTACGGCTTTGATATTGAACGTTTATGTCTGTTTTTAGAAACCAATCAGATTGATGTTTCTCCAATAAAAATTTCCGACGAAACTTTACAGCAATTTATTTATTCGGTAGCCAAAGAAGTTAATCCGAGGTCGCAGGCAAGGATTATTTCTGGACTTAAAAGTTTTTTTAATTATCTGGTTTTTGAAGATTATAGAAACGATAATCCGTTAGAATTAATTGAAGCTCCAAAGACTGGCCGTAAACTACCAGATACTTTATCACTTCAGGAAATTGATGCTTTGATAGAAAACATCGACTTAAGTACTAACGAGGGGGAACGAAATAGAGCGATGCTCGAAACTTTATATGGCTGCGGCTTACGTGTTTCCGAATTGATTTCGCTTAAAATTTCTGATCTCTTTTTTGATGAAGGATTTATTAAAATTACTGGAAAAGGAAATAAAGAAAGATTTGTTCCAATTGGGCCTCTAACTCAAAAATATATTGATATATATCGAAATGCGATTCGTTGCAATCTCATTATAAAAAAAGGAGCGGAAGATACTTTATTCTTAAATAGAAGAGGAAATCAGTTAACACGTGCAATGGTTTTTACTATCATAAAAGATCTTGCTGAAAAAGTGGGGCTTAAAAAGAATATAAGTCCGCATACGTTGAGGCATTCTTTTGCTACACATCTGCTTGAGAATGGTGCAGACTTAAGATCTATTCAATTAATGTTGGGACATGAGTCTATTACAACAACAGAAATCTATGTGCATTTGGATCGCAGTTTTCTAAAAGAAGTAATGCATAGTTATCATCCTAGGAAATAA
- a CDS encoding carboxylesterase family protein has product MKKLLLLFIVLTLNSIQAQEIKTLTYFQNDTLKLDLDLYLPKKKAGEKIPLIMFAFGGGFSGGERTSEKNFGLFMAKNGYAVASISYSLYMKGKDFGCKGTLTEKIKAIQIGVSDMWQATAFLIENADKYNLDTSKIFISGISAGAEIGFHASFWDYKLMNLYKKISQKTLNTKVSLEAQERFRILI; this is encoded by the coding sequence ATGAAAAAACTCCTTTTACTTTTTATCGTTCTTACCTTAAATTCGATTCAAGCACAAGAAATCAAAACACTGACTTATTTCCAAAACGACACTTTAAAACTTGATTTAGATTTATATCTGCCAAAGAAAAAAGCTGGCGAAAAAATCCCGTTAATTATGTTTGCTTTTGGTGGAGGATTTTCTGGCGGAGAACGCACTAGCGAAAAAAATTTTGGTTTATTCATGGCTAAAAATGGTTATGCAGTTGCAAGCATTTCGTACAGTCTATACATGAAAGGAAAAGATTTTGGCTGTAAAGGAACTTTAACCGAAAAAATAAAAGCAATACAAATTGGCGTGAGCGATATGTGGCAAGCAACGGCTTTCTTAATTGAAAATGCAGACAAATACAATCTTGATACTTCAAAAATCTTTATTTCCGGAATAAGTGCAGGAGCCGAAATTGGTTTCCATGCTTCGTTTTGGGATTATAAATTAATGAATTTATACAAAAAAATCTCCCAGAAAACTTTAAATACAAAGGTTTCATTGGAGGCTCAGGAGCGATTCAGGATATTAATCTGA
- a CDS encoding ATP-binding protein: MQKEIIVLLGGPGTGKSTLINELVARGFCRYPEISRQVTMKAQEQGIEQLFLEQPLLFSEMLLEGRIEQYKNALEEPDNVVFIDRGIPDVVAYMDYIGDEYPEHFTKACEDFKYSKTFILPPWEEIYQSDSERYENFDQAVKIQDHLIETYKKYGYELIEVPKDTVENRILYILDKI, from the coding sequence GTGCAAAAAGAAATTATAGTCTTGCTTGGCGGACCTGGTACTGGAAAATCAACACTTATTAACGAATTGGTAGCTCGTGGCTTTTGTCGCTATCCTGAAATCTCTAGACAGGTTACCATGAAAGCGCAAGAACAAGGCATTGAACAGTTGTTTCTAGAACAACCTCTTTTGTTTAGCGAAATGTTATTGGAAGGTCGTATTGAACAATATAAAAATGCTCTTGAAGAACCTGATAATGTAGTTTTTATTGATAGAGGAATTCCAGATGTTGTAGCTTATATGGATTATATTGGCGATGAATATCCGGAGCACTTTACAAAAGCTTGCGAAGATTTCAAATATTCTAAAACCTTTATTTTACCGCCTTGGGAAGAGATTTACCAAAGTGATTCTGAACGTTATGAAAATTTTGATCAGGCAGTAAAAATTCAAGATCATCTTATTGAAACCTATAAAAAATACGGTTACGAACTGATTGAAGTTCCTAAAGATACGGTTGAAAACAGAATTCTTTATATCTTAGACAAAATTTAG
- a CDS encoding DUF5686 and carboxypeptidase regulatory-like domain-containing protein, which translates to MRNFTLFSFLFFSITTFSQIKGTITDDKGNPLPFVSVFEENTYAGTTSNEQGKYQLNVKEIGKNKITFQYLGFKTQKIAVAAGSKTVTLDIQLQEESFALNEVIIDPKNNPANAIIKNAIAHKKENSDKTERYTADFYSKGMFKVKDLPKKILGKKVELGDDMASNLDSTGTGILYLSETISKVSLEKPNKFKENIIASKVSGNNRGYSYNTATLSNYDFYDNTLDFDVKLISPIADNAFNYYKYKLESTFYDDNNQQIYKIKVIPKRDKEPVFEGYIYIVDDSFAIYAIDLDIKGYRMKNEFTEIMTLKQSFSYNTKNKIWSKNAQTLSFNAGIFGVKFSGNFNYVYSNYEFPASFEKKTFGNELVAFDLNANKKDDAFWNEIRPIPLTIEESSDYAKKDSLQTIRKSKKYTDSIDAKNNKFKVWDILMGYDYKNTFKKYSFDYKGLLNISSLSFNTVQGFNLDSGFSFKKWNEEEGKSTSISTTFNYGFSDERFRAIGEFSHRFNTINYATIWGSGGTKTAQFNSAEPISKFINSISSLFFKDNYMKLYNLEFAEINYGQDIANGINLTGKIGYEQRKPLLNTTDYSFFKKDDIYSSNNPLAPNDFTTPAFDQHHLFKALLTTKINFGNKYISRPDGRFNFKDDRYPTVYLAFEKTFAASEKKYEYERIGASVQYDLSLGNKGLLGTNFRGGKFFNAENISFIDYRHFNGNQTHIGTSERYLNVFNMMPYYSNSTNDSYFEMHTEYNDTGFIMNKIPLLNLLKSTMNIGFHALAIPDKKPYSEFTIGLDNLGFGKFKLFRIDYVHSYQGGIQQNGVVFGLKILNALD; encoded by the coding sequence ATGAGAAACTTTACTTTATTTTCCTTCTTATTTTTTTCTATTACCACCTTTTCACAAATTAAAGGAACTATAACAGATGACAAAGGAAATCCGCTTCCTTTTGTATCCGTTTTTGAAGAAAACACTTATGCAGGAACCACTTCAAATGAGCAGGGAAAATATCAGCTTAATGTAAAAGAAATTGGAAAAAACAAAATTACTTTTCAATATTTAGGATTCAAAACTCAAAAAATAGCCGTCGCTGCCGGAAGCAAAACCGTTACTTTAGACATTCAGCTCCAAGAAGAAAGTTTTGCTTTAAATGAAGTAATTATCGATCCTAAAAACAATCCAGCAAATGCCATCATAAAAAATGCAATAGCTCATAAAAAAGAAAACTCGGATAAAACTGAAAGATATACAGCCGATTTTTATTCAAAAGGAATGTTTAAAGTAAAAGATCTTCCCAAAAAAATACTGGGCAAAAAAGTAGAACTTGGCGATGATATGGCTTCAAATTTAGATTCTACGGGAACTGGAATCTTATATTTATCTGAAACGATATCTAAAGTTAGCCTTGAAAAACCAAACAAGTTTAAAGAAAACATTATTGCTTCTAAAGTTTCTGGAAACAATCGTGGTTATAGTTATAATACAGCAACATTGTCAAATTACGACTTTTATGACAACACTTTAGATTTTGATGTAAAACTCATCTCACCTATCGCTGACAATGCTTTCAATTATTACAAATACAAATTAGAAAGCACTTTTTACGACGACAACAATCAGCAGATTTATAAAATCAAAGTCATTCCGAAACGAGATAAAGAACCTGTTTTTGAAGGATACATTTATATTGTAGATGATAGTTTTGCCATTTATGCCATTGATTTAGACATCAAAGGGTATCGAATGAAAAATGAATTTACAGAAATAATGACTTTAAAACAGAGTTTCAGCTACAACACCAAAAATAAAATCTGGTCAAAAAATGCACAGACACTTTCTTTTAATGCTGGAATTTTTGGTGTAAAGTTCTCTGGAAATTTCAATTATGTTTATTCTAATTATGAATTTCCTGCCTCATTTGAAAAGAAAACTTTTGGAAACGAGCTCGTAGCTTTTGATCTAAATGCCAATAAAAAAGATGATGCTTTCTGGAATGAAATTCGTCCCATTCCGTTAACGATTGAAGAAAGCAGTGATTATGCAAAAAAAGACAGTTTGCAGACTATTAGAAAATCAAAAAAATATACCGATTCTATTGATGCAAAAAACAACAAATTCAAGGTTTGGGATATTTTAATGGGTTACGATTATAAAAACACTTTTAAGAAATATTCTTTTGACTATAAAGGCTTATTGAATATTTCTTCATTAAGTTTCAATACTGTTCAAGGTTTTAATTTGGATTCTGGCTTCTCTTTTAAAAAATGGAATGAAGAAGAAGGAAAAAGCACTTCGATAAGTACTACTTTTAATTATGGATTTTCTGACGAACGTTTTCGCGCAATTGGAGAATTCAGTCATCGATTCAACACTATTAATTATGCTACAATTTGGGGTTCTGGAGGAACAAAAACTGCTCAATTTAATAGTGCCGAACCAATTTCAAAATTTATTAATTCTATAAGCTCTCTATTTTTTAAAGACAACTACATGAAGCTTTATAACTTAGAATTTGCTGAAATTAATTACGGACAAGATATTGCTAATGGAATAAATCTTACTGGAAAAATTGGTTACGAGCAGCGAAAACCGCTTTTGAATACAACCGACTATTCATTCTTTAAAAAAGATGATATTTACTCCTCAAATAATCCGTTAGCGCCAAACGATTTTACAACTCCAGCTTTTGATCAGCATCATTTGTTTAAAGCGCTTCTGACAACGAAGATCAATTTTGGAAACAAATATATTTCAAGACCTGACGGAAGATTTAATTTTAAAGACGATAGATATCCGACGGTTTATTTAGCATTCGAAAAAACCTTTGCGGCAAGCGAAAAAAAGTACGAATATGAACGAATTGGAGCTTCCGTTCAATATGATTTATCGCTTGGTAATAAAGGTCTTTTAGGAACCAATTTTAGAGGAGGAAAATTCTTCAATGCTGAGAATATTTCGTTTATTGATTACAGACATTTTAACGGAAACCAAACTCATATTGGAACAAGTGAACGCTATCTAAATGTTTTCAACATGATGCCGTATTATTCTAACAGCACAAACGATAGTTATTTTGAAATGCATACCGAATACAATGATACGGGCTTTATTATGAATAAAATTCCGTTATTGAATCTTTTAAAATCAACTATGAATATCGGATTTCATGCTTTGGCAATTCCAGACAAAAAACCATATTCTGAATTTACAATTGGTTTAGACAATTTAGGTTTCGGAAAATTCAAATTATTCAGAATCGATTATGTTCATTCTTACCAAGGTGGCATCCAACAAAATGGCGTTGTATTTGGATTGAAGATTTTAAATGCGTTAGATTAA